A genomic stretch from Meiothermus sp. CFH 77666 includes:
- a CDS encoding YceI family protein — protein MARLLFVLLFLGAALAQSRLELIPAQSEARYRVREQLAGINFPTDAVGVSKQVQGSVRLDRSGRALEGSRFAVDLSALTSDEARRDNYLRRNTLNTAQFPLAEFVPKEVRGLSFPLPQSGKVPVQIVGDLKIRDVVRSVTWEGEVEFRGDTALLQAQTRFTFRDFGLVQPRVLAVLSVDENIRLEVSFTLRVLER, from the coding sequence ATGGCCAGACTGCTTTTTGTGCTGCTCTTCTTAGGGGCTGCCCTGGCGCAAAGCCGCCTCGAGCTGATTCCCGCCCAGAGCGAGGCCCGCTACCGGGTGCGAGAGCAGCTTGCTGGTATCAACTTTCCCACCGATGCGGTGGGCGTCAGTAAGCAGGTGCAGGGCAGCGTGCGCCTCGACCGGAGCGGGCGGGCTTTGGAGGGGTCGCGCTTTGCAGTAGACCTTTCGGCCCTTACCAGCGACGAAGCCCGCCGCGACAACTACCTTCGCCGCAACACCCTGAACACCGCGCAGTTTCCCCTGGCCGAGTTTGTGCCCAAAGAGGTACGCGGCCTGAGTTTTCCACTGCCTCAAAGTGGCAAGGTACCGGTGCAGATTGTGGGCGACCTGAAAATTCGGGACGTTGTTCGCAGTGTCACCTGGGAAGGCGAGGTGGAGTTCCGCGGCGACACTGCCCTTCTACAGGCCCAGACCCGCTTCACCTTCCGCGATTTTGGCCTGGTGCAGCCCAGGGTGTTGGCGGTACTCAGCGTGGACGAGAACATCCGCCTCGAGGTGAGCTTCACTTTGCGGGTGCTGGAGCGCTAG
- a CDS encoding LOG family protein produces MRLVTVFGSSRVQPGTPAYAEAHAWGRAIAEAGFGVATGGYNGAMEAVSQGAKEAGGLVVGITAPVLFPHRDGPNVHVDLELPSSSLLTRIERLIDVSVACLALPGGVGTLAEILAAWNLNHIAQMHGKPQKPLGVHVGWLGVIRAGLEVTPETLQMLTPIDSQARLEAFLSNLSSAPAPAK; encoded by the coding sequence ATGCGACTCGTAACTGTGTTTGGTTCGTCCAGGGTGCAGCCTGGCACCCCGGCTTATGCCGAGGCCCACGCCTGGGGGCGGGCCATTGCCGAGGCTGGGTTTGGCGTTGCTACGGGCGGGTACAACGGGGCGATGGAGGCCGTTTCGCAAGGGGCCAAGGAGGCCGGTGGGCTGGTGGTGGGCATCACCGCGCCCGTCCTGTTTCCCCACCGCGATGGGCCCAATGTGCACGTGGATCTGGAGCTACCGTCTTCGTCGCTGCTCACCCGCATCGAGCGGCTCATTGACGTGAGCGTGGCCTGCCTGGCCCTGCCGGGCGGGGTGGGCACCCTGGCCGAGATCCTGGCGGCCTGGAACCTGAACCACATTGCCCAGATGCACGGCAAGCCCCAGAAGCCGCTGGGGGTGCATGTGGGGTGGCTGGGGGTTATTCGGGCGGGCCTCGAGGTCACCCCCGAAACCCTGCAGATGCTCACCCCGATTGACTCTCAAGCACGTTTAGAAGCGTTTCTGAGCAATCTGTCTAGCGCTCCAGCACCCGCAAAGTGA
- a CDS encoding DUF402 domain-containing protein yields the protein MHLKVHTHNLVAKTHTVKAGTFPVALYHEHRHGVYVERAFVGHPTFRYWKAHILPEQHLQICQYTTHQDDYPLEFYIDIVQVEREGHVLKVKDLYLDLGIAHNGTLTLMDTHELFEALGAGLIGLEEAFLATRTLHDLINRLGQHENNLERALQAQGIELQWNWNVSSSPL from the coding sequence ATGCACCTCAAAGTGCATACCCACAACCTGGTTGCCAAAACCCACACGGTCAAGGCAGGCACCTTTCCGGTGGCGCTGTACCACGAACACCGCCACGGGGTGTATGTCGAGCGAGCATTTGTCGGGCACCCTACTTTCCGCTATTGGAAGGCCCATATTCTGCCCGAACAGCATCTGCAAATTTGCCAGTACACCACCCACCAGGACGACTACCCCCTCGAGTTCTACATAGACATCGTGCAGGTCGAGCGGGAAGGGCATGTTCTGAAGGTCAAGGACCTGTATCTGGATCTGGGCATTGCTCATAACGGAACCCTGACCCTGATGGACACCCACGAACTGTTCGAGGCGCTAGGTGCGGGCCTGATTGGCCTGGAAGAAGCCTTCCTGGCCACCCGAACCCTGCACGACCTGATCAACCGCCTGGGGCAGCACGAAAACAATCTGGAACGTGCCCTGCAAGCCCAGGGCATTGAGCTTCAATGGAACTGGAACGTATCGTCTAGCCCCCTGTAG
- a CDS encoding branched-chain amino acid transaminase, with the protein MSTETKPKSVGGDSKMKAGLIWFNGQLVPQEEAKVSVLTHALHYGTSIFEGIRAYETPKGPAIFRLHEHTERLFHSAKVMMFEMPYTPEQINQAIVEVIRANGYKSCYIRPLAWMGANTLGVNPLPNNPAEVMIAAWEWGTYLGDEAVRKGARLITSSWARFPANVMPGKAKVGGNYVNSALARVEAQQAGADEALLLDKEGFVAEGSGENIFFLRGGTLYVIEHSVNLMGITRDSVITIARDLGYEVREVRATRDQLYMADEMFMVGTAAEVTPISYLDHRAIGTGKAGEHTMKLRAAYMDVVQGKNPKYEAWLTYVK; encoded by the coding sequence ATGTCAACCGAAACCAAACCCAAAAGCGTTGGCGGCGACAGCAAAATGAAGGCAGGCCTGATCTGGTTCAACGGGCAACTGGTGCCCCAGGAAGAGGCTAAGGTCTCGGTGCTGACCCACGCCCTGCACTACGGCACCAGCATCTTCGAAGGTATCCGGGCCTACGAGACCCCCAAAGGCCCCGCTATCTTCCGCCTGCACGAACACACCGAGCGCCTCTTCCACAGCGCCAAGGTGATGATGTTCGAGATGCCCTACACCCCCGAGCAGATTAACCAGGCCATTGTGGAGGTCATCCGGGCCAACGGCTACAAAAGCTGCTACATCCGCCCGCTGGCCTGGATGGGTGCCAACACCCTGGGTGTGAACCCCCTGCCCAACAACCCCGCCGAGGTGATGATTGCCGCCTGGGAGTGGGGCACCTACCTGGGCGATGAGGCCGTGCGCAAAGGGGCCCGGCTCATCACCTCCTCCTGGGCCCGCTTCCCCGCCAACGTAATGCCCGGCAAGGCCAAGGTGGGGGGCAACTACGTCAACAGCGCCCTGGCCCGTGTAGAGGCCCAGCAGGCCGGGGCCGACGAAGCCCTGCTCCTCGACAAGGAAGGCTTCGTGGCCGAGGGTTCGGGCGAGAACATTTTCTTCCTGCGGGGGGGTACCCTCTACGTGATCGAACACTCGGTCAACCTGATGGGCATCACGCGTGACTCGGTCATCACCATTGCCCGCGACCTGGGCTACGAGGTGCGCGAGGTGCGGGCCACCCGCGACCAGCTCTACATGGCCGACGAGATGTTCATGGTTGGCACCGCTGCCGAGGTCACACCCATCTCCTACCTCGACCACCGGGCCATTGGCACCGGCAAGGCCGGCGAGCACACCATGAAGCTCCGGGCCGCCTACATGGACGTGGTACAGGGCAAAAACCCCAAATACGAGGCCTGGCTGACCTACGTGAAGTAG
- a CDS encoding DUF721 domain-containing protein — MSKAKQSAEIVAKILRQKGLNAGIQRGRALVLWPEIAGPALSELTEAELLEDGVLFVRVTDSVVAHQLTYLREEFLRRYQERLPGVVQELRFVVGAAPKTRPKSPPPAPPRLSPGEEARLQELARHAPDQLQGIILRAGRAVLQKQKENPHPPCPICGAPSPERPCKPCQKLLSDTAVQREAGRLSRFPLKTRLEGNPLEAARYLAQQKLEAQLRELLPQVIQQPELMPILQDTARRYLQLRTGEKDVRAYRHLLPETLASLLKEV; from the coding sequence ATGTCCAAGGCCAAACAGTCTGCCGAAATTGTCGCCAAAATTTTGCGACAAAAAGGACTCAATGCAGGAATTCAGCGAGGCCGGGCATTGGTGCTTTGGCCCGAGATTGCCGGGCCTGCCCTGAGCGAACTTACCGAGGCGGAGCTCCTGGAGGACGGGGTGTTGTTTGTGCGGGTGACCGACTCGGTGGTAGCGCACCAACTGACCTACCTGCGCGAGGAGTTTCTCCGGCGCTACCAGGAACGGCTTCCAGGGGTGGTGCAGGAGTTGCGGTTTGTGGTTGGGGCGGCCCCAAAAACCAGGCCCAAAAGCCCACCACCAGCCCCCCCGCGGCTCAGCCCGGGCGAAGAAGCACGTTTGCAGGAGCTTGCCAGACACGCTCCAGATCAGCTTCAGGGCATAATCCTCCGGGCCGGAAGGGCGGTCTTGCAGAAGCAGAAAGAGAACCCCCACCCGCCCTGCCCCATCTGCGGCGCCCCCAGCCCTGAGCGTCCCTGCAAACCCTGTCAGAAGCTCCTGAGCGACACCGCCGTACAGCGCGAGGCAGGGCGACTCTCGCGCTTTCCGCTCAAGACCCGCCTCGAGGGTAACCCCCTCGAGGCCGCCCGCTACCTGGCCCAGCAGAAGCTCGAGGCCCAGCTCCGAGAGCTTCTGCCCCAGGTCATCCAGCAGCCCGAACTGATGCCCATCCTGCAAGACACCGCCAGGCGCTACCTCCAGCTTCGCACCGGCGAGAAAGACGTTCGGGCCTACCGACACCTGCTGCCCGAAACACTGGCCTCTTTGCTCAAAGAGGTATGA
- a CDS encoding sulfite exporter TauE/SafE family protein: MDLSAAGWAVALLAAWLVGASKTGLSGAVTIAVVLFASIIPAREATGALLPVLICADFIAVSMLRKNVRWQELLRIFPWTAVGVGLGTVMLYFSNDAQVQRVIGAIIVGMTTYQLYRKARRLNDVTISAHPAFAPSMGVAAGFTTMVANAAGPFVLIYMLAMRMGKLEVVGSIAWYFLVVNLFKVPFAVGLGLITWESLFFNLCLVPAVGLGAWAGRRLLDHLQQDTFEWMALTLALLGGLRLLLA, encoded by the coding sequence GTGGACTTAAGTGCTGCGGGGTGGGCTGTGGCCCTGTTGGCGGCGTGGCTGGTAGGCGCTTCCAAGACCGGGCTGTCGGGGGCCGTGACCATAGCGGTGGTCTTGTTTGCCAGTATTATTCCGGCCCGTGAGGCCACGGGCGCTTTGTTGCCAGTGCTCATTTGCGCCGATTTCATTGCGGTCAGCATGCTCCGCAAGAACGTACGCTGGCAGGAGCTTCTACGAATTTTCCCCTGGACTGCGGTGGGGGTTGGCCTGGGTACGGTGATGCTCTACTTCAGCAACGACGCACAGGTGCAGCGGGTGATTGGCGCGATTATCGTGGGCATGACCACGTATCAGCTCTACCGCAAGGCCCGGCGTCTGAACGACGTGACCATCTCGGCACATCCGGCTTTCGCCCCCAGCATGGGGGTAGCTGCTGGTTTTACTACCATGGTGGCCAACGCGGCAGGGCCCTTTGTGCTGATCTACATGCTGGCCATGCGGATGGGGAAGCTTGAGGTGGTGGGCAGCATCGCCTGGTACTTCCTGGTGGTCAACCTGTTCAAGGTGCCCTTTGCGGTGGGGCTGGGCCTTATCACCTGGGAATCGCTCTTTTTCAACCTGTGCCTGGTGCCCGCCGTGGGGCTGGGAGCCTGGGCAGGCCGACGCCTCCTGGACCACCTCCAGCAGGACACCTTCGAGTGGATGGCCCTCACGCTGGCTTTGCTGGGCGGGCTTCGTTTGCTGCTGGCCTGA
- the recF gene encoding DNA replication and repair protein RecF (All proteins in this family for which functions are known are DNA-binding proteins that assist the filamentation of RecA onto DNA for the initiation of recombination or recombinational repair.), translating into MRLLRLRQKNFRNLSTPLFAPGAGLTTIVGGNAQGKTNLLEAIELVLGGELRNGMTERIAFGESEAWIHAEIETQFGNSRLEVRLSREGREHKLNEAPASLRELSQLPGAVLLGPDDLELVLGPPEERRRFLDVLLSRFSARYRAMLSQYSRALQQRNALLKTGLGPASKKEGKSSALQASIGIWNQELVKYGSEILSLRRRMLSKLAPLAREAYRELAPGELGLELFETTDPERFLQALEDNLPDDLQRGATSVGPHRDDLTLLLSGREAARFGSRGECRSIALALRLAEHRLLWSHYEEAPLLLVDEWNTELDARRRGALLAYAQSLPQAILAGLETPGGGAVIEIEAGVWS; encoded by the coding sequence GTGCGTCTATTGCGGTTGCGGCAAAAAAACTTTCGAAACCTGAGCACCCCGCTTTTTGCGCCGGGGGCGGGCCTCACCACCATTGTGGGGGGCAACGCCCAGGGTAAGACCAACCTGCTCGAGGCCATCGAGCTGGTGCTGGGCGGCGAGCTGCGCAACGGCATGACCGAACGCATCGCCTTTGGCGAGAGTGAAGCCTGGATACACGCCGAGATCGAGACCCAGTTTGGCAACAGCCGCCTGGAAGTAAGGCTCAGCCGCGAGGGCCGCGAACACAAGCTCAACGAGGCCCCGGCCTCGCTGCGCGAGCTTTCGCAACTGCCGGGTGCGGTGCTGCTGGGCCCCGACGATCTGGAACTGGTGCTGGGGCCTCCCGAAGAACGCCGCCGCTTTCTGGACGTACTGCTCTCGCGCTTCTCGGCCCGCTACCGTGCGATGCTAAGCCAGTACAGCCGGGCTTTGCAGCAGCGCAACGCCCTTTTGAAAACCGGCCTGGGCCCGGCCTCCAAAAAAGAAGGAAAGTCCAGCGCGTTACAGGCTTCCATCGGCATCTGGAACCAGGAGCTGGTCAAATATGGCAGCGAAATCCTGAGCCTGCGCCGCCGGATGCTCTCCAAGCTGGCCCCCCTGGCCCGCGAAGCCTACCGCGAGCTGGCGCCGGGAGAGCTGGGCCTGGAGCTCTTCGAAACCACCGACCCCGAGCGCTTCCTGCAGGCCCTGGAAGACAACCTGCCCGACGACCTCCAGCGCGGCGCCACCAGTGTGGGGCCTCACCGCGACGACCTGACCCTTCTGCTCTCGGGCCGCGAGGCTGCCCGGTTTGGGAGCCGGGGGGAGTGCCGCAGCATTGCCCTGGCTCTGCGCCTGGCCGAACACCGCCTGCTCTGGTCTCACTACGAAGAGGCCCCGCTCTTGCTGGTAGACGAATGGAACACCGAGCTAGACGCCCGCCGCCGGGGGGCCTTGCTGGCCTACGCCCAGAGCCTGCCCCAGGCCATTCTGGCCGGACTGGAGACCCCAGGTGGGGGGGCCGTGATCGAGATTGAGGCGGGGGTGTGGAGCTAG
- a CDS encoding DMT family transporter yields the protein MSAELAAVSFALLSAISWGAGDFSGGVASRRLNPYLIALLVHFTGFLLFVGLALLRAEAFQPQDIPWSMAAGLAGCVGLVFLYRAFEAGQMGLAAPIAGVVGAALAALVGFALEGLPTPLQLLGFGVGLLGVWLAARPEGGAGPTRGLVYAFLAGLGFGGYFALIHQVEGLFWPSAIAKLVATTLMLGLVFCLGALRREARLFASLGLVGLAGVLDAGGNVLFLVAAQTGRLDVAAVISSLYPAFTALLAWGLLREHLSRGQTVGVLLSLVAITLIASG from the coding sequence ATGAGCGCTGAACTGGCTGCTGTTTCCTTCGCGTTGCTCTCCGCCATCTCCTGGGGGGCAGGCGACTTTAGCGGGGGGGTGGCCTCGCGGCGGCTCAACCCCTACCTGATCGCCCTGCTGGTGCATTTCACCGGGTTTTTGCTCTTTGTGGGGCTGGCCTTGCTGCGGGCCGAGGCCTTTCAGCCGCAGGACATTCCCTGGAGCATGGCGGCAGGGCTGGCGGGCTGCGTGGGGCTGGTGTTCCTGTACCGAGCCTTCGAAGCCGGGCAGATGGGGCTGGCAGCGCCCATTGCCGGGGTGGTGGGGGCGGCCCTGGCGGCTTTGGTGGGGTTTGCGCTCGAGGGCCTCCCCACCCCGTTGCAACTGCTGGGCTTTGGGGTGGGGCTTTTGGGGGTCTGGCTGGCCGCCCGCCCGGAAGGCGGCGCGGGCCCCACGCGGGGCCTGGTTTATGCGTTTCTGGCCGGGCTGGGCTTTGGGGGCTATTTCGCCCTGATTCACCAGGTCGAGGGCCTCTTCTGGCCCTCGGCTATAGCCAAGCTGGTGGCCACCACCCTGATGCTGGGGCTGGTCTTCTGCCTGGGAGCGCTCCGCCGGGAAGCCCGGCTCTTCGCCAGCCTGGGCCTGGTGGGCCTGGCCGGGGTGCTGGATGCTGGGGGCAACGTGCTTTTTCTGGTGGCCGCCCAGACGGGCCGCCTGGACGTGGCCGCCGTGATTTCCTCGCTCTACCCGGCCTTCACCGCCCTGCTGGCCTGGGGCTTGCTGCGCGAGCACCTGAGCCGGGGCCAGACCGTGGGGGTGTTGCTCTCGCTGGTGGCCATTACCCTGATTGCCTCGGGTTGA
- a CDS encoding GNAT family N-acetyltransferase: MAFTIRPYAPADLPHLYRVCLLTGDSGADASGLYRDPDLLGHIYAAPYAVHEPDLTFVLTDEKGVCGYVLGCRDSNAFAAWMEAEWLPPLRYKYPLPPEGDVSKDAAMIRLIHKGYIPSSLNPEYPAHLHIDLLPRAQGQGQGRKLMEVFLNRLRGLGVPGVHLGVGQRNAGAVAFYERMGFVRLQTFPWGYEYGLKL, from the coding sequence ATGGCGTTTACCATCCGCCCCTATGCGCCCGCCGACCTGCCCCACCTTTACCGCGTCTGCCTGCTCACCGGCGACAGCGGGGCCGATGCCAGCGGGCTGTACCGCGACCCCGACCTGCTGGGTCATATTTACGCCGCGCCCTATGCGGTGCACGAGCCCGACCTGACCTTTGTCCTCACCGACGAGAAAGGGGTGTGTGGCTATGTGCTGGGCTGCCGCGATTCAAATGCGTTTGCCGCCTGGATGGAAGCCGAATGGCTGCCGCCGCTGCGGTATAAATATCCCCTGCCGCCCGAAGGGGACGTCTCCAAAGATGCCGCCATGATTCGACTGATTCACAAGGGCTACATTCCCTCGAGCCTCAACCCCGAATACCCGGCCCACCTGCACATAGACCTGCTGCCCAGGGCTCAGGGCCAGGGCCAGGGCCGCAAGCTGATGGAGGTGTTCCTGAACCGGCTGCGCGGGCTGGGCGTTCCGGGCGTACACCTGGGGGTGGGACAGCGCAACGCGGGCGCGGTGGCCTTTTACGAGCGCATGGGGTTTGTGCGCTTGCAGACCTTCCCCTGGGGCTACGAGTACGGCCTGAAGCTGTGA